CGGTCGAGCGTCTTGCCGACAGCGGCTCGCACGTACGCACTCCGCCGAAATGCGGAGAAATCGCCCAGTACCTTGCGCGGGTTGATCGGCTCGGCCGGGCGGAGCAGCCCGGCGATCCAGCCGGGTAACTCGCGTACCGGCAAGTCGTGCAGTACCCGGTACGCCCGGCCGCCGGCGGTCGAGCCTGCAGCGACGACGTAGCCGCCGTGCGCCCGGGTGTCGATCAGCCAGCCGAGTCCGCCCCGGTCGCCTTGGGTGTTGCGCAGCGGCTCACCGGCTGGGTGTTGGAAGTACAGGTGTTGGCCGCCGTTGCCGGTGGCCACGGTGAACGTGTCGTCGGGCACGTCCTGGCCGTGCCGGTGGCACAGGTCGGTGAACACCTGCAAGCCGTGCCGGTACCCGTCGTGACCGTCCGGCACGTCGGCGCCGGGCTTGCGCACGTCGAGATCGATCACCACAAGGCCGGCGGGTCCGCAGGCAATGCCGACGTTGTAGGGCGTGAACGACCACGCGCGGCCGATGCGGCGCGGGTCGCAGGTCGCGCGGGCCTCCCAGCCGGTGTGCCCGGCGCGGCAGCGCGGATCGGTGCGGGTGCATCGGTCCGTGCCGTGGTCGGGGAAGGCGGGTTTTTTCGGGTGATCCGGGTCGTGGGGCCGGTTGTCGGGACGGAGCGGGAAGACGTGCCACCCTCGGCCGGCGTGGCCGAGCGCGGCGGCCCGCAAGGGGCCAGGGTCGAGCATGGGGAGCCTCCTAGATCGGGGCGGGCAGCGGGCGGCCAGGGCGGTGCCTGGCCGGGGTAGCGGGAGCTGAGATCAAGCCGGCGGGCGACACGCCGGGCGCGTTCCTCGGCGCTGATCGCTGGGGCGGCCGGACAGGCGTACACGTCGTGCACCCATCCGAGGTGCGCGGCGTGCTGACCGGAGTCGGTCGGGCCGTTCGCGCCGCAGGCCAGGCACCTCCACAGGAACACCCGCCGATCGGCGGGCGGCTGTGCAGCGGGGTCGCATCCGGGGTGGCTGGTGTGCCGGCCCGCGACGGCGGCCGGGTGAAGCGGGCTGCCGCAGCCGGCTGCGCAGACCAGCGAGGCCGGGCCGGTCATCAGGCGGCCTGACGGCCGATCGCCCACCGGTCGGTGCGGCGGGCCAGCGCGGACGGCATGATCGCGGCGACGGCGGTCAGCAGCTCACGGCACAGGTGCAACGCGGTCCCGAGCTGCTCCCGCGCGGCCGACTCGGAGCGGGAGAGCGGGACACGGATGCGGATCTCGGCGTAGTCGACATCGGCCGCGCGGACGCGGGTGATGATCGCCCGGCCGCCGGCTGCGTCGGCGATGATGTCGGCCGACCGGTGCTCGTTGACCCCGCAGCGGTGATCACGGGTGCACCAGTCGGTGTGCGGCGTCTCGACCCGCCGGAAGCGGGCCACGGTCCGCGCTCTCACCGCGCGTCCCGGTAGCGGCGCGAAAGCTGGTTGTAGATCCAGCGCCCGGCCCGCAGTCGCCGCCCGGTGCCGGT
Above is a genomic segment from Actinoplanes ianthinogenes containing:
- a CDS encoding bifunctional DNA primase/polymerase; protein product: MRAAALGHAGRGWHVFPLRPDNRPHDPDHPKKPAFPDHGTDRCTRTDPRCRAGHTGWEARATCDPRRIGRAWSFTPYNVGIACGPAGLVVIDLDVRKPGADVPDGHDGYRHGLQVFTDLCHRHGQDVPDDTFTVATGNGGQHLYFQHPAGEPLRNTQGDRGGLGWLIDTRAHGGYVVAAGSTAGGRAYRVLHDLPVRELPGWIAGLLRPAEPINPRKVLGDFSAFRRSAYVRAAVGKTLDRLAAARPGGRNFALYVAACSLGQLAAGGALTDAEVTEALTPTAHAIGLSERETARTIRSGLLAGARSPRRVA